The following are from one region of the Stigmatella ashevillena genome:
- a CDS encoding M50 family metallopeptidase, which produces MQTASGAKLNAGRVALLLLFLGAGWYFWDTAALLPVKLLVVMMHESGHALATLLVGGSVEHITLRIDESGACLSSLPPGVFRKIIVFSGGYLGSAVAGAGLLLATFRFRLRRWVLGAACVWLGTMGVIYARDPFTLAFCLGTATVLGLAAKFLPEGAVDVLNLFLAAFTALYALFDLRDDLWNSSIRSISDAALLAQHTWVPAIAWAVLWTLLGVLLLGWAAYVSMHARPTSRFSSLSMPSRRF; this is translated from the coding sequence ATGCAGACTGCCAGTGGCGCCAAGCTGAACGCAGGCCGAGTCGCCCTCCTCCTCCTGTTCCTGGGGGCAGGATGGTACTTCTGGGACACGGCCGCCTTGCTTCCCGTGAAGCTGCTGGTGGTGATGATGCACGAGAGCGGACACGCGCTCGCCACCCTGCTCGTGGGTGGCTCCGTGGAGCACATCACCCTGAGAATCGACGAGTCCGGCGCCTGCCTGTCCAGCCTGCCTCCGGGGGTTTTCCGGAAGATCATCGTCTTTTCCGGGGGCTACCTGGGCAGCGCGGTGGCTGGCGCCGGGCTGCTGCTGGCCACCTTCCGCTTCCGGCTGCGACGGTGGGTGCTGGGCGCCGCATGTGTGTGGTTGGGCACCATGGGGGTGATCTACGCGAGAGATCCCTTCACCCTGGCCTTCTGTCTGGGCACCGCAACCGTGCTGGGACTGGCGGCGAAGTTCCTGCCGGAGGGGGCCGTGGACGTGCTCAACCTCTTCCTGGCGGCCTTCACCGCGCTCTACGCCCTGTTTGATCTCCGGGACGATCTCTGGAACAGCTCGATCCGCTCCATCAGTGACGCGGCCTTGCTGGCCCAACACACCTGGGTGCCCGCCATCGCCTGGGCCGTCTTGTGGACGCTGCTGGGCGTGCTGCTGCTGGGGTGGGCGGCCTACGTCTCCATGCATGCCCGCCCCACCTCGCGGTTCTCCTCCCTGTCCATGCCCTCCCGGCGGTTCTGA
- a CDS encoding S46 family peptidase, which produces MRTMWLLLLWGVALPVFAGEGKWTPQQVLELDPAWLKAQGLKLPPQKLWDPKRGTGLLAGAVNVGGCSGAFISSSGLVITNHHCVFSIVQEHSSPQRDLISQGFLATSREAELPGKGARILVPRAFTDVTKEVLAAVPAGADDLARFKAIERLQKELVAGCEKRPATRCQVASFDGGSQYVLVDSVELADVRLVYAPPRAVGEFGGEEDNWMWPRHTGDFAIVRAYTAPDGSAAAYSEKNVPHKAEFFFPLAPQGIKPGEFVMVLGYPGTSFRALLAEEMADRQARYYPRVIDFYGESIRVLEEEGAKDAAGKIAVASTLKGLHNRAKNASGQIAGLERGRIVEKQREAEATVVRWAEKNRAHAGALRAREELLSGLKEEARTWEREFLLGNLRAGARGVSMAATLGQLARERVKPDMEREPEFMERELVRLKDQFEREQKNLFVPAEKRLLLAFVRRAQALGPGERIASVDKHFGPSFSEKAVAAKAEAMYGATKVLTLQERMAMFQESEAQLQARQDPLLAFGLDLATELTALDEVKDRREGARRRLRPEWRRAVLAHAGKPVAPDANGTLRVTFAKVQGYSPRDGVFYTPQTTLSGVLAKHTDAEPFDVPDKVLASAKAKRFGPWADAALKDVPVDFLADADTTGGNSGSPTVNGKGELVGVNFDRVWENVANDFGYNPDVARNVNVDVRYVLWMLDQVENAEGLLRELGVRKGPPGTGESR; this is translated from the coding sequence ATGAGGACGATGTGGCTGCTACTGCTCTGGGGGGTGGCGCTCCCGGTGTTCGCGGGGGAGGGGAAATGGACGCCCCAGCAGGTGCTCGAGTTGGACCCGGCCTGGCTCAAGGCGCAGGGGCTCAAGTTGCCTCCCCAGAAGCTGTGGGATCCCAAGCGGGGAACGGGGCTCCTGGCGGGGGCCGTGAACGTGGGAGGGTGCTCGGGCGCCTTCATCTCCTCCTCGGGCCTGGTCATCACCAACCACCACTGTGTCTTCTCCATTGTTCAGGAGCACAGCTCGCCCCAGAGGGATTTGATCTCCCAGGGCTTCCTGGCCACGAGCCGCGAGGCGGAGCTGCCGGGCAAGGGCGCCCGCATCCTCGTGCCCCGGGCCTTCACGGACGTGACGAAGGAGGTGCTGGCCGCCGTTCCCGCCGGGGCGGATGACCTGGCGCGGTTCAAGGCCATCGAGCGCCTGCAGAAGGAGCTGGTGGCTGGGTGCGAGAAGCGTCCGGCCACGCGCTGCCAGGTGGCGTCGTTCGATGGTGGCTCCCAGTACGTGCTGGTGGATTCGGTGGAGTTGGCGGACGTGCGGCTCGTCTACGCCCCGCCGCGCGCGGTGGGCGAATTCGGGGGCGAAGAGGACAACTGGATGTGGCCTCGCCATACCGGGGATTTCGCCATTGTCCGTGCCTACACCGCGCCGGATGGCTCCGCGGCGGCGTACAGCGAGAAGAACGTCCCCCACAAGGCGGAGTTCTTCTTCCCGCTCGCCCCCCAGGGCATCAAACCGGGAGAATTCGTCATGGTGCTGGGCTATCCCGGCACCTCGTTCCGCGCCCTGCTGGCCGAGGAGATGGCGGACCGTCAGGCGCGGTACTACCCGCGGGTCATCGACTTCTACGGGGAGTCCATCCGCGTTCTGGAGGAAGAAGGCGCGAAGGATGCCGCGGGGAAGATTGCCGTGGCCTCGACGCTCAAGGGACTCCACAACCGTGCCAAGAACGCCAGCGGCCAAATTGCCGGGCTCGAGCGCGGGCGCATCGTCGAGAAGCAGCGTGAGGCGGAGGCCACCGTGGTGCGGTGGGCGGAGAAGAACCGCGCGCACGCGGGCGCGCTGCGGGCGCGCGAGGAGCTGCTGTCAGGGTTGAAGGAGGAGGCGCGGACGTGGGAGCGCGAGTTCCTGCTCGGCAACCTTCGGGCGGGCGCGCGAGGGGTGTCGATGGCGGCGACGCTGGGGCAGCTGGCGCGCGAGCGGGTGAAGCCCGACATGGAGCGTGAGCCCGAGTTCATGGAGCGCGAGCTGGTGCGGCTGAAGGACCAGTTCGAGCGCGAGCAGAAGAACCTCTTCGTGCCCGCGGAGAAGCGGCTGCTCCTGGCCTTCGTGCGGCGCGCTCAGGCGCTGGGTCCCGGGGAGCGCATCGCCTCGGTGGACAAGCACTTCGGTCCTTCCTTCTCGGAGAAGGCGGTGGCCGCGAAGGCCGAGGCGATGTACGGCGCGACGAAGGTGCTGACGCTCCAGGAGCGGATGGCCATGTTCCAGGAGTCCGAGGCCCAGCTCCAGGCGCGCCAGGATCCGCTGCTGGCCTTCGGGCTCGATCTGGCCACCGAGCTCACCGCCTTGGACGAGGTGAAGGATCGCCGCGAGGGGGCTCGGCGGCGCCTGCGCCCGGAGTGGCGGCGGGCGGTGCTGGCCCACGCGGGCAAGCCCGTGGCCCCGGATGCCAATGGCACCCTGCGCGTGACCTTCGCCAAGGTGCAGGGTTATTCGCCGCGGGACGGTGTCTTCTACACGCCGCAGACGACGCTCTCGGGCGTGCTGGCCAAGCACACGGATGCCGAGCCTTTCGATGTGCCGGACAAGGTCCTCGCCTCGGCGAAGGCGAAGCGCTTCGGGCCCTGGGCGGATGCGGCGCTGAAGGACGTGCCGGTGGACTTCCTGGCGGACGCGGACACCACGGGAGGCAACTCCGGCAGCCCCACGGTGAATGGCAAGGGGGAGCTGGTGGGGGTGAACTTCGATCGGGTCTGGGAGAACGTGGCCAATGACTTCGGCTACAACCCGGACGTGGCGCGCAACGTGAACGTGGATGTCCGCTACGTGCTGTGGATGTTGGATCAGGTGGAGAACGCGGAGGGGCTGCTGCGGGAGCTGGGCGTCCGCAAGGGCCCTCCAGGAACAGGGGAGAGCCGCTGA
- a CDS encoding AAA family ATPase — protein sequence MASLGTPSTRPPTAPWLEELDILIRARYPMLYLVSWEEHRVESVLAELARAHGKALLHWSIIRGLRNVGSSRGASLPEDTRNPIDAIAAIEKLTEPSLVVLKDFHPYLEDKGVVRAVRELAHFLKSTFTTVIHLCPVLHIPAELEKEISVIDVPLPGYGDLLQLLKEIVAVVRRSNKATIDLSREHADQLIKAALGLTLSEAENAFAKAIAQDGRLCVDDIKRIQDEKRQVIRKNGLLEYYPPGEDLGNVGGLQNLKGWLNQRTSAFGERARQFGLPEPRGLLLLGVQGCGKSLTAKAIAAHWNLPLLRLDMGRIFSGLIGSSEQNLRQAIRVAESVAPVVLWVDEIEKGLSGVGSSHSGDTGVSARVFGTLLTWLQEKTAPVFVVATANRIDGLPPEVLRKGRFDEIFFIDLPELAERKEIFRIHVQRRKRAPAQYDLDALAAMTAGFSGAEIEQAVVAALYEAFGEGVELGQQHLSRAIQETFPLSVTMKDEISHLRAWARGRTRPAAAPGAGSPR from the coding sequence ATGGCCTCCCTGGGCACTCCTTCCACGCGTCCCCCCACGGCACCGTGGTTGGAGGAATTGGACATCCTCATCCGCGCCCGCTACCCGATGCTCTATCTGGTCTCGTGGGAAGAGCACCGGGTGGAGAGTGTCCTCGCCGAGCTGGCCCGCGCCCACGGCAAGGCGCTCCTTCACTGGTCGATCATCCGGGGCCTGCGCAACGTGGGCAGCTCACGAGGGGCGAGCCTGCCCGAGGACACGCGCAATCCCATTGATGCCATTGCCGCCATCGAGAAGCTCACCGAGCCCTCGCTGGTGGTGCTCAAGGACTTCCACCCCTACCTGGAAGACAAGGGCGTGGTGAGGGCCGTGCGCGAGCTGGCCCACTTCCTCAAGAGCACCTTCACGACCGTCATCCACCTCTGCCCCGTGCTCCACATCCCGGCAGAGCTGGAGAAGGAGATCTCCGTCATCGATGTCCCTCTGCCCGGTTATGGCGATCTGCTGCAGCTCCTGAAAGAGATTGTCGCGGTGGTCCGCCGAAGCAACAAGGCCACCATCGACTTGTCACGCGAGCACGCCGACCAGCTCATCAAAGCGGCCCTGGGGCTGACGCTGTCCGAAGCGGAGAACGCCTTCGCCAAGGCCATCGCCCAGGATGGCCGGTTGTGCGTGGACGACATCAAGCGCATTCAGGACGAGAAGCGTCAGGTCATCCGGAAGAATGGTCTGCTGGAGTACTACCCGCCCGGAGAAGACCTGGGGAACGTGGGCGGCTTGCAGAACCTGAAGGGCTGGCTGAACCAGCGCACCTCCGCCTTCGGTGAGCGGGCGCGCCAGTTTGGCCTGCCCGAGCCTCGAGGGCTGCTGCTGCTCGGGGTACAGGGGTGCGGCAAGAGCCTGACCGCCAAGGCCATCGCCGCGCACTGGAACCTGCCACTGCTGCGGCTGGACATGGGCCGCATCTTCAGCGGGTTGATCGGCTCCTCGGAGCAGAACCTCCGGCAGGCCATCCGGGTGGCGGAGAGCGTCGCCCCAGTGGTGCTGTGGGTGGATGAGATTGAGAAGGGCCTGTCCGGGGTGGGCTCTTCCCACTCGGGAGATACAGGGGTGTCGGCCCGTGTCTTTGGCACGCTGCTCACCTGGTTGCAGGAGAAGACAGCACCGGTCTTCGTGGTGGCAACGGCCAACCGCATCGACGGCCTGCCTCCGGAGGTCCTGCGCAAGGGGCGCTTCGACGAGATCTTCTTCATCGACTTGCCCGAACTGGCGGAGCGCAAGGAGATCTTCCGCATTCACGTGCAGCGGCGAAAGCGCGCTCCCGCGCAGTACGACCTGGACGCTCTGGCCGCCATGACGGCGGGCTTCAGCGGCGCGGAGATTGAGCAGGCGGTGGTCGCGGCGCTCTATGAGGCCTTTGGCGAAGGGGTCGAACTGGGGCAGCAGCACCTGTCGCGAGCCATCCAGGAGACCTTCCCGCTGTCCGTCACCATGAAGGACGAAATCTCCCACCTCCGGGCGTGGGCCCGGGGGCGCACCCGTCCCGCCGCGGCCCCGGGGGCTGGGAGCCCACGATGA
- a CDS encoding serine hydrolase, which produces MSALRGTRFTRRGWVLLAALLFSSASAAPRSEGLVTPSRSRTAATPALLPPGTEPLPTGKVQALEARIREHLKGRLLAGLSVGVAQGDFAWTTGYGLRDIAQRRPATPRTTYRTASISKSFTAMAVLQLVEEGKVSLDDDIRRWVPEFPAKPWIVTVRQLLGHLGGVSHYRDPARENHITKRMGTSEALALFKDWPLVLEPGTEFVYTSYGFNLLGALIENASGMPYGKYLQEKVFAPAGMVNTALDDFRTRDIHHAVGYRRVNGTLLRSSKLDVSSRFAGGGARSSVVDLLAFGRAVMASTLVRPETTRLMQVSMETRDGRMTDYGMGWATYPVRGHYVVAHAGGQPETSTFLLLIPAERLAIALSANVEDQAELLKDLASTIAEQLLEGGSRRRPVSAEDPVDEVLHEGLYRLFTYGRAFHTFHRAGFAAPPEPGDLPTSFAEVSALLSRESLTGDPRAVLKKLKQAHEPRAHRLFIRVGVQMAEQLAATLGPEALAAYPAEGALRFFEDYLRACAQQPCPEALQFTPELRAHIARLAGPWKTANSETVRTMVLRAGPELPAALASLQSAFSGAPVHPDFSEEALELAQAPGAPPERTALLLDWAGKTHPGSIPVLLARAEGFLRLGDAEAAELLYRQALARPLGPELLSPEKLLSRAHRHPLAADLLRLSVKLYPDSAALWKALAARELALGNVKPANAALTHAQELAAPLPAESTALP; this is translated from the coding sequence ATGAGCGCCCTTCGCGGGACGCGCTTCACCCGCCGTGGCTGGGTGCTCCTGGCAGCGCTGCTGTTCAGCAGTGCCTCGGCGGCGCCCCGGAGCGAGGGGCTCGTCACGCCCTCCCGAAGCCGGACCGCGGCCACGCCCGCCCTGCTTCCCCCAGGGACCGAGCCCCTGCCGACCGGGAAGGTCCAGGCCCTGGAGGCCCGTATCCGCGAGCACCTCAAGGGCCGACTCCTGGCAGGGCTCTCGGTGGGCGTCGCGCAGGGCGATTTTGCCTGGACCACGGGCTATGGCCTCCGGGACATCGCGCAGCGGCGCCCAGCCACCCCCAGGACGACGTACCGCACCGCCTCCATCTCCAAGTCCTTCACCGCCATGGCCGTGTTGCAGTTGGTGGAGGAAGGCAAGGTCAGCCTGGACGATGACATCCGCCGCTGGGTGCCCGAGTTCCCCGCCAAGCCCTGGATCGTCACGGTGCGCCAGCTCCTCGGCCACCTGGGCGGGGTCAGCCACTACCGGGACCCGGCCCGGGAGAACCACATCACGAAGCGGATGGGCACCTCCGAGGCGCTCGCGCTCTTCAAGGACTGGCCCCTCGTCCTCGAGCCCGGAACGGAGTTCGTCTACACATCCTATGGGTTCAACCTCCTGGGCGCGCTGATCGAAAACGCCTCCGGGATGCCGTATGGGAAGTACCTCCAGGAGAAGGTCTTCGCGCCCGCGGGGATGGTGAACACGGCGTTGGATGACTTCCGCACCCGGGACATCCACCATGCCGTGGGCTACCGCCGGGTGAACGGGACCCTGCTGCGCTCCTCCAAGCTGGACGTCTCGTCCCGCTTCGCCGGAGGGGGCGCGCGCTCCTCGGTCGTTGATCTGCTCGCGTTCGGGCGGGCGGTGATGGCCAGCACACTCGTCAGGCCCGAGACGACGCGCCTCATGCAGGTCTCGATGGAGACCCGGGATGGGCGAATGACCGACTACGGGATGGGCTGGGCCACCTACCCCGTGCGTGGACACTACGTGGTGGCGCACGCGGGCGGTCAACCCGAGACGAGCACGTTCCTGTTGCTCATCCCCGCGGAGCGGTTGGCGATTGCCCTCTCCGCGAACGTGGAGGACCAGGCGGAGCTGCTCAAAGACCTCGCCAGCACCATCGCCGAGCAGCTCTTGGAGGGCGGCTCCCGGCGGCGGCCCGTCTCTGCGGAGGATCCCGTGGACGAGGTGCTGCACGAGGGGCTCTACCGCCTCTTCACCTATGGCCGCGCCTTTCACACCTTCCACCGCGCGGGCTTCGCGGCCCCACCTGAGCCGGGAGATCTCCCCACTTCATTCGCCGAGGTCTCCGCGTTGCTCTCCCGGGAGTCGCTCACCGGGGATCCCCGGGCCGTGCTGAAAAAGCTGAAGCAGGCCCACGAGCCCCGGGCCCACCGGCTGTTCATCCGCGTCGGCGTCCAGATGGCCGAGCAGCTCGCCGCCACGCTCGGCCCCGAGGCCCTGGCCGCCTACCCCGCCGAAGGGGCGCTGCGCTTCTTCGAGGACTACCTGCGAGCTTGCGCGCAGCAACCGTGCCCGGAAGCCCTCCAGTTCACCCCTGAACTCCGGGCCCACATCGCCCGGCTCGCGGGCCCTTGGAAGACAGCCAATTCCGAGACGGTCCGCACGATGGTGCTGCGCGCGGGACCCGAGTTGCCCGCGGCGCTCGCGTCTCTCCAGAGCGCCTTCAGCGGGGCCCCCGTGCACCCGGACTTCTCCGAGGAGGCACTGGAGCTCGCCCAGGCCCCAGGAGCCCCTCCTGAGCGCACGGCGCTCCTTCTCGATTGGGCGGGGAAAACCCATCCAGGCTCCATTCCCGTGCTGCTGGCCCGGGCGGAAGGCTTCCTCCGGTTGGGAGATGCCGAGGCCGCGGAGCTGCTGTACCGGCAAGCCCTGGCGAGACCCTTGGGCCCCGAGCTGCTGTCTCCCGAGAAACTCCTGTCACGGGCCCACCGGCATCCGCTCGCGGCGGATCTGCTGCGGCTCTCCGTCAAGCTGTACCCGGACTCAGCGGCCCTGTGGAAGGCGCTCGCGGCCCGGGAACTCGCGCTGGGCAATGTAAAGCCAGCCAACGCCGCGCTCACGCACGCCCAGGAGTTGGCCGCCCCTCTTCCCGCCGAAAGCACCGCCCTCCCGTAG